Proteins encoded within one genomic window of Procambarus clarkii isolate CNS0578487 chromosome 31, FALCON_Pclarkii_2.0, whole genome shotgun sequence:
- the LOC138370178 gene encoding zinc finger protein 99-like: MKTHQCPQCGKIFNRLGNMKTHMLVHSGHKPHECPECGKRFSVLGYMKKHRMVHTDKKPFECAECGKKYKTRKTLIGHVLVHSGHEPHECPECGKRFSLGYMKRHMLVHSGHKSHECPECGKRFSKLGNMKKHRIVHTDKRPFECAECGKKFKSRDNIVHHILVHSGDKPHECPECGKIFNRLGNMKTHMLVVHSGHKPHECPECGKRFSQLGNMKRHRIVHTDKRHSGHKPHECPECGKRFSQLGNMKRHRIVHTDKRHSGHKPHECPECGKRFSFLGYMKKHRIVHTDKRPFECAECGKKFKRREEILHHILVHSGDKPHECPECGKRFSRLGYMKTHLLVHSGIKPHECPECGKRFGFLRYMKKHRILHMDKKPFECAVCGKKYKKRKTLIGHLLVHSGHEPHECPECGKRFSLLEYMKRHRMVHTDKKPFECAECGKKYKDRRTLIGHVLVHSGHEPHECPECGKRFSLLGYMKRHMLVHSGHKLHECPECRRRFSHLYSMKHHMLVHSGHKPHECPECGRRFRHLGNVKRHMLVHSGHKPHEVSV, encoded by the coding sequence atgaagactcaccagtgcccTCAGTGTGGGAAGATATTCAATcgccttggaaatatgaagactcacatgttagtgcattcaggtcataaacctcatgagtgtccagagtgtgggaagagattcagtgttCTTGGATATATGAAGaaacacaggatggtgcatacggataaaaaaccttttgaatgtgctgagtgtggcaaaaaatataAAACGCGTAAAACTCTAATAGGTCATGTGTTAGTTCATTCAGGtcatgaacctcatgagtgtccagagtgtgggaagagattcagtcttggatatatgaagcgtcacatgttagtgcattcaggtcataaatctcatgagtgtccagagtgtgggaagagattcagtaaacttggaaatatgaagaaacACAGGATAGTGCATACGGATAaaagaccttttgaatgtgctgagtgtggtaaAAAATTTAAAAGCCGTGATAATATAGTACATCACatattagtgcattcaggtgacaaacctcatgagtgtccagagtgtgggaagatatTCAATcgccttggaaatatgaagactcacatgttagtagtGCATTCAGgtcataaacctcatgagtgtccagagtgtgggaagagattcagtcaacttggaaatatgaagagacACAGGATAGTGCATACGGATAAAAGACATTCAGgtcataaacctcatgagtgtccagagtgtgggaagagattcagtcaacttggaaatatgaagagacACAGGATAGTGCATACGGATAAAAGACATTCAGgtcataaacctcatgagtgtccagagtgtgggaagagattcagttttCTTGGATATATGAAGAAACACAGGATAGTGCATACGGATAAAAGACCTTTTgagtgtgctgagtgtggcaaaaaatttaaaagACGTGAAGAAATATTACATCACatattagtgcattcaggtgacaaacctcatgaatgtccagagtgtgggaagagattcagtcgtcttggatatATGAAGACTCACTTATTAGTGCATTCAGGtattaaacctcatgagtgtccagagtgtgggaagagattcggtTTTCTTAGATATATGAAGAAACACAGGATACTGCATATGGATAAAAAACCTTTTGAATGTGCTGTGTGTggcaaaaaatataaaaaacgtAAAACTCTAATAGGTCATTTGTTAGTTCATTCAGGtcatgaacctcatgagtgtccagagtgtgggaagagattcagtcttcTTGAATATATGAAGagacacaggatggtgcatacagATAAAAAACCTtttgaatgtgctgagtgtggcaaaaaatataAAGACCGTAGAACTCTAATAGGTCATGTGTTAGTTCATTCAGGtcatgaacctcatgagtgtccagagtgtgggaagagattcagtcttcttggatatatgaagcgtcacatgttagtgcactcaggtcacaaacttcatgagtgtccagagtgtaggAGGAGATTCAGTCATCTTTACAGTATGAAGCATCACATGTTAGTGCACTCAGgtcataaacctcatgagtgtccagagtgtgggaggaGATTCAGGCATCTTGGAAatgtgaagcgtcacatgttagtgcactcGGGTCACAAACCTCATGAGGTGTCCGTCTAA